One part of the Lathyrus oleraceus cultivar Zhongwan6 unplaced genomic scaffold, CAAS_Psat_ZW6_1.0 chrUn0071, whole genome shotgun sequence genome encodes these proteins:
- the LOC127112290 gene encoding bifunctional UDP-glucose 4-epimerase and UDP-xylose 4-epimerase 1-like has translation MASSSQKILVTGGAGFIGAHTVVQLLKDGFHVSIIDNFDNSAMEAVDRVREIVGPNLSQNLEFTLGDLRNKDDLEKLFSKSKFDAVIHFAGLKAVGESVSNPRRYFDNNLVGTINLYEVMATHNCKNMVFSSSATVYGQPKKMPCVEDFELQATNPYGRTKLFLEEIARDISKAEPEWRIILLRYFNPVGAHESGKLGEDPRGIPNNLMPYIQQVAVGRLPELNVYGHDYPTRDGSAVRDYIHVMDLADGHIAALRKLFTTKNIGCTSYNLGTGRGTSVFEMVDAFNKASGKKIALKLCPRRPGDAIEVYASTEKAERELGWKAKYGVEEMCRDQWNWAKNNPWGYSGKH, from the coding sequence ATGGCGTCTTCATCGCAAAAGATACTTGTAACCGGCGGGGCCGGTTTCATTGGCGCTCACACTGTTGTTCAGCTTCTCAAAGACGGGTTTCATGTTTCCATCATTGATAATTTTGATAATTCTGCTATGGAAGCAGTGGACCGTGTTCGTGAAATTGTTGGTCCAAACCTTTCACAGAATCTTGAATTCACACTGGGAGATCTCAGGAATAAAGATGATTTGGAGAAACTTTTCTCAAAATCTAAATTCGACGCTGTCATTCATTTTGCTGGGTTAAAAGCAGTCGGTGAAAGTGTTTCAAATCCTCGTCGTTATTTTGATAATAATCTTGTTGGCACCATCAACCTCTATGAAGTAATGGCTACGCACAATTGCAAAAACATGGTTTTCTCATCGTCTGCAACTGTTTATGGGCAACCTAAAAAGATGCCATGTGTGGAGGATTTTGAGTTACAAGCAACGAACCCTTATGGACGGACGAAGCTTTTTCTTGAAGAAATCGCACGAGATATTTCAAAAGCTGAGCCGGAATGGAGAATCATTTTACTGAGATACTTTAATCCAGTTGGGGCACATGAAAGTGGTAAACTGGGTGAAGATCCTAGAGGCATCCCAAATAACCTCATGCCTTATATACAGCAAGTAGCCGTTGGAAGATTACCCGAGCTCAATGTATATGGTCATGATTATCCTACAAGGGATGGCTCTGCGGTACGGGACTATATCCACGTGATGGACTTAGCAGATGGTCACATTGCTGCTCTGAGAAAGCTTTTTACAACAAAAAACATAGGTTGTACGTCTTACAATTTAGGAACCGGTCGTGGTACGTCTGTGTTTGAAATGGTTGACGCATTTAATAAAGCTTCTGGTAAGAAAATCGCATTGAAATTGTGTCCGAGAAGGCCAGGAGATGCTATAGAGGTTTATGCATCTACAGAGAAAGCAGAGAGAGAACTCGGTTGGAAGGCCAAATATGGTGTGGAGGAGATGTGCAGGGATCAGTGGAATTGGGCAAAGAACAACCCCTGGGGTTACTCGGGAAAGCATTGA
- the LOC127112281 gene encoding nonsense-mediated mRNA decay protein 2-like yields MQRAKKDGEEVTQAEMFIETRKSRKGKQVDGETQFAIDKLQESIEDSVEAGTQAFQSLFGKEKPGRVRCYGRTVTPSLLKKNEEISLMKMQYDGKISDMAQKMGAMEALLKSMYMQQNPHLSEEEVDDKMREALHNDNIPTPRSSTSTYAPTHQKVRNKDDPQDEQDDDLQDDDNLQYNQDDDDLQYDQDDDDLQYDQDDNDLQYDGFQDDDSHGPQHNEYDKDRH; encoded by the exons ATGCAG CGGGCAAAAAAGGATGGAGAAGAAGTCACTCAAGCTGAAATGTTTATTGAAACTCGAAAAAGTCGCAAGGGAAAACAAGTGGATGGGGAAACCCAATTTGCTATT GATAAACTTCAAGAATCTATTGAAGACTCAGTTGAAGCTGGAACACAAGCATTTCAATCATTGTTTGGGAAAGAAAAGCCCGGTAGAGTGAGATGTTATGGAAGAACTGTCACACCATCATTgttgaaaaaaaatgaagaaattTCTTTAATGAAAATGCAATATGATGGTAAGATTTCTGACATGGCGCAAAAGATGGGAGCAATGGAGGCACTTTTGAAAAGCATGTATATGCAACAAAATCCACATTTAAGTGAAGAGGAAGTAGATGATAAGATGAGAGAAGCTTTGCACAATGATAATATTCCAACACCACGCTCATCGACATCAACATATGCTCCTACTCATCAAAAG GTTAGAAACAAAGATGATCCTCAAGATGAACAAGATGATGATCTTCAAGATGACGATAATCTTCAATATAATCAAGATGATGATGATCTTCAATATGATCAAGATGATGATGATCTTCAATATGATCAAGATGATAATGATCTTCAATATGATGGTTTTCAAGATGATGATTCTCATGGACCTCAACACAATGAATATGATAAAGACCGCCATTGA
- the LOC127112283 gene encoding secreted RxLR effector protein 161-like, with the protein MQINSDAEGDPVDETYYKQIVGSLMYLTSTRHGLMYATSLLSRYMAKPTELHLQVAKRVLRYLKGTMNLGIFYKMSSQGKELKAYKDSDYAGDAEDRKSTSGYTFLLSLGAVAWSSKKQPIITLSTIEAEFVATTVCACQAIWMKRILMVLGHEERDCISINCDNSSTIKLSKNPVMHGRSKHIDVRFHFLRNLSEEGVISLVHCASVDQVADIMTKSLKADAFQKLRTSLGMCDIALVS; encoded by the coding sequence ATGCAAATTAATAGTGATGCAGAGGGTGACCCAGTAGATGAAACTTACTACAAGCAGATTGTAGGAAGTCTCATGTACCTTACATCCACCAGGCATGGTTTGATGTATGCAACTAGTTTGTTGAGCAGATATATGGCAAAGCCTACAGAACTTCATTTACAAGTTGCCAAAAGAGTTCTAAGATATTTGAAAGGAACTATGAATCTGGGAATATTTTACAAAATGAGCAGTCAAGGTAAGGAGTTGAAGGCCTATAAGGACAGTGATTATGCTGGTGATGCAGAAGACAGAAAGAGTACAAGTGGGTACACTTTTCTACTCAGTTTAGGAGCTGTTGCGTGGAGCTCAAAGAAACAACCTATAATCACACTTTCTACTATAGAAGCAGAATTTGTAGCAACAACTGTTTGTGCTTGTCAAGCTATTTGGATGAAGAGGATACTTATGGTTCTCGGTCATGAAGAAAGGGATTGCATAAGCATAAATTGTGATAATAGTTCCACCATCAAGCTGTCCAAAAACCCAGTTATGCATGGACGCAGCAAACACATTGATGTTCGGTTTCACTTCTTAAGAAACTTGTCCGAAGAAGGAGTTATCTCTTTAGTCCATTGTGCAAGTGTTGATCAAGTTGCAGATATCATGACTAAGTCGTTGAAAGCAGATGCATTTCAAAAGCTTAGAACTTCACTAGGAATGTGTGACATTGCACTAGTAAGCTAA